The nucleotide sequence GGGCATCAGCAGCATGCGGTTCAGCGCGCCGCGCTCCTTGAAGCTACCGGTGCGCTGAAGGTTCTCGAACTTGAACCAGGCGCTCCCGCCGAACATCTCGCCGAAGGTTTCCGACGGCGTGCACGGGGTGAGCACCACCTGCCCGGCGATGCGCTCCCGCGCCTCGCGGATGTCCTGGAGCGTAACCATGGAAGCGCGCAAGATATGAGACAGAATGGACGGCCGGCGTTGCCGAAGTGAACGCGATGTGATAACCTCTCCGCGCGGCGGGGGCAAGCGGTCTCCGGCGCGGCCGCCTACGCGCTGATGGAAGCACAGGACACCCCTCACGTTCCCCATCCGCCGGAATTCGCCGCGGTCGCGCGCGCCCTCGCCACGCGCCCGCCGCCGGAGCCGCTGCCCGAGCTGGCGGTTCCGCGCGCCGCGGTGGCGCTGCTGCTGCGTCCGGGCGGCGAGGGGCTGGAGCTGCTGCTGATCCGCCGCGCCGAGCGCGAGGGAGACCCGTGGTCGGGGCACGTGGCGCTCCCCGGGGGCCGCGAGCAGCCGGAAGACCCGGCCCCGGAAGACACGGCGGCGCGCGAAACCCGCGAAGAGGTGGGGATCGACGTGCACGCGGGCGGGCGGCTGCTGGGCGCGCTGGAGCCGGTGTGGCCGCGCTCCGCGCGGGCGCCGAACATCCTGGTGCGCCCCTTCGTCTTCGGCGTGCCCGCCGGCACCCGGGCGGTGCCCAACGAAGAGGTAGACGCGGCGGTATGGGTCCCGCTCGCGGAGCTCCGCGCCCCGGGCGCCGTCACCGAGCACCTGCTGGAAATGGAGGGGATCGGGGCGATGCGGTTTCCGGCG is from Longimicrobium sp. and encodes:
- a CDS encoding CoA pyrophosphatase; this encodes MEAQDTPHVPHPPEFAAVARALATRPPPEPLPELAVPRAAVALLLRPGGEGLELLLIRRAEREGDPWSGHVALPGGREQPEDPAPEDTAARETREEVGIDVHAGGRLLGALEPVWPRSARAPNILVRPFVFGVPAGTRAVPNEEVDAAVWVPLAELRAPGAVTEHLLEMEGIGAMRFPALGTRGYVVWGLTHRIVSEFLALPLE